A window of the Pseudomonas furukawaii genome harbors these coding sequences:
- a CDS encoding tRNA-uridine aminocarboxypropyltransferase, which yields MSHAVFRLRADCLARSTRPFVARGSRAPRCPGCRVAFDYCFCAWRPSVPVRSGFCLLMYYSEPMKPSNTGWLIADLVPDTSAFSWSRTGVDQALLALLDDPEWQPYLVFPGEYAEPGRVVDRVEVAEGKRPLFILLDATWTEARKMFRKSPYLDRFPVLSLTPEQISRYQLRRSKNDEHLCTAEVGALCLELAGDDQAGGALNAYLDVFTERYLGAKRALPLDESSSAHRALATYL from the coding sequence ATGAGCCATGCCGTTTTCCGCCTGCGTGCCGATTGCCTCGCTCGCAGTACCCGTCCTTTCGTCGCCCGAGGCTCACGAGCGCCCCGCTGCCCTGGCTGCCGGGTGGCGTTCGACTACTGTTTCTGCGCCTGGCGCCCATCGGTGCCGGTGCGATCGGGCTTCTGCCTGTTGATGTACTACTCGGAGCCCATGAAGCCCAGCAACACCGGCTGGCTGATCGCGGACCTGGTGCCGGATACGTCCGCCTTCAGCTGGTCACGTACTGGTGTGGACCAGGCGCTGCTGGCCTTGCTCGATGACCCAGAGTGGCAGCCTTACCTCGTATTCCCAGGCGAGTACGCCGAACCGGGGAGGGTGGTTGATCGTGTTGAGGTGGCGGAGGGCAAGCGGCCGCTGTTCATCCTGCTGGATGCGACCTGGACCGAGGCGCGCAAGATGTTCCGCAAGAGCCCCTACCTGGACCGCTTCCCGGTCCTCAGCCTCACTCCGGAGCAGATTTCCCGCTACCAGTTGCGTCGCTCGAAGAATGACGAGCACCTGTGCACAGCGGAAGTGGGCGCCCTGTGCCTGGAGCTGGCGGGGGACGATCAGGCCGGTGGTGCATTGAACGCCTATCTGGATGTGTTCACCGAGCGCTACCTTGGGGCCAAGCGTGCCTTGCCCCTGGATGAGTCCAGCTCGGCGCACCGGGCCTTGGCGACCTATCTCTGA
- a CDS encoding quorum-sensing-regulated virulence factor family protein, whose protein sequence is MSRHIAIALGIILPFGVQAASLKDYELGKMLEKVAEQSSVGTPRAINEDILDQGYTVEGNELVNHLSVRPAHAAQMRANPDAVRSQLAASVCRNTGYRQLLARGAALRYEFSEYKTNRPVTTERFTAPDCGLKAKSS, encoded by the coding sequence ATGTCGCGCCATATCGCCATCGCCCTCGGCATCATCCTGCCCTTCGGCGTCCAGGCTGCCTCCCTCAAGGACTATGAACTGGGCAAGATGCTCGAGAAGGTCGCCGAACAAAGCAGCGTCGGCACGCCTCGCGCCATCAACGAGGACATCCTCGACCAGGGTTACACGGTGGAGGGTAACGAACTGGTGAACCACCTCAGCGTGCGCCCCGCCCATGCGGCCCAGATGCGCGCCAACCCGGACGCCGTGCGCAGCCAACTGGCCGCCAGCGTCTGTCGCAATACCGGTTACCGCCAATTGCTAGCCCGCGGAGCAGCGCTGCGGTACGAGTTCAGCGAGTACAAGACCAATCGTCCGGTCACCACCGAACGCTTTACCGCACCGGACTGTGGACTCAAGGCCAAATCCAGCTGA
- a CDS encoding LOG family protein yields the protein MPYDPDDYLSRHFQTSGIDLKQKVDDLIGLIVPNDSPNLQLYREMLITVVRMAQADRNRWDAKIMLQTLREMEHAFCVLEQFKRRRKVTVFGSARTPQGHPLYTLARDLGAELAKRDLMVITGAGGGIMSATHEGAGLENSLGLNITLPFEQQANDIVAGTDHLLSFHFFFVRKLFFVKEADALVLCPGGFGTLDEALEVLTLIQTGKSPIVPVVLLDEPDGTYWEDAIGFLHEQLAGNRYILPSDMNLVRLVRSAEEAAAEIAQFYRNYHSSRWLKGLFMIRMNHALNETALGQIQEDFAQLCIEGSFTQQSFDESEKDEPEFSDLVRLAFRFNGRDHGRLRELIDRLNLPQNWAIKA from the coding sequence ATGCCCTACGATCCGGACGATTACCTCTCCCGGCACTTCCAGACCAGTGGAATCGATCTCAAACAGAAGGTCGATGACCTGATCGGCCTCATCGTCCCCAACGACAGCCCGAACCTCCAGCTCTACCGCGAAATGCTGATCACCGTGGTCCGCATGGCCCAGGCGGATCGCAATCGGTGGGATGCCAAGATCATGCTGCAGACCCTGCGCGAAATGGAGCACGCATTCTGCGTCCTCGAACAGTTCAAAAGACGCCGCAAGGTCACGGTCTTCGGCTCGGCGCGCACGCCTCAAGGCCATCCGCTCTATACCTTGGCCCGAGACCTGGGCGCCGAACTGGCCAAACGCGACCTGATGGTGATTACGGGCGCGGGCGGCGGCATCATGTCGGCCACCCATGAGGGGGCCGGACTGGAAAACAGCCTCGGGTTGAATATCACCCTGCCATTCGAGCAGCAGGCGAACGATATCGTCGCGGGAACCGATCATCTGTTGTCGTTCCACTTCTTCTTCGTGCGCAAACTGTTCTTTGTGAAAGAGGCGGATGCCTTGGTGCTCTGTCCCGGCGGGTTCGGCACGCTGGACGAAGCACTGGAAGTCCTCACCCTGATCCAGACGGGCAAGAGCCCCATCGTGCCGGTGGTGCTACTGGATGAGCCGGATGGTACCTACTGGGAGGACGCCATTGGCTTCCTGCACGAACAGCTGGCAGGCAACCGCTACATCCTGCCCAGCGACATGAACCTGGTACGCCTTGTTCGCAGCGCTGAAGAGGCGGCAGCAGAAATCGCGCAGTTCTATCGCAACTACCACTCCAGCCGCTGGCTGAAGGGCCTGTTCATGATCCGCATGAACCATGCCTTGAATGAAACGGCACTGGGGCAGATCCAGGAGGACTTCGCCCAATTGTGCATTGAAGGCAGCTTCACCCAGCAGAGCTTCGATGAATCGGAGAAGGACGAACCGGAGTTCAGTGATCTGGTTCGCCTGGCATTCCGCTTCAACGGCCGCGACCATGGTCGCCTGCGAGAGCTGATCGATCGACTCAATCTGCCGCAGAACTGGGCCATCAAGGCCTGA
- the recX gene encoding recombination regulator RecX, with product MAIVLDSHAAVRRAAMDLLAQREHGRVELTRKLRQRGAPPEMIDSALDRLAEEGLLSESRYLESFIASRARGGYGPQRIREELAQRGLPRGDIDQALRDADIDWGEQLREVWRRKFGHPPRDARERAQQGRFLAYRGYAMDMISRVLRGHPDD from the coding sequence ATGGCCATCGTGCTCGACAGCCACGCCGCTGTGCGACGGGCGGCGATGGACCTGCTGGCGCAACGCGAGCATGGGCGGGTCGAACTCACACGCAAGCTGCGTCAACGCGGCGCTCCTCCCGAGATGATCGACAGTGCCCTCGACCGCCTGGCGGAAGAGGGCCTGCTCTCTGAGTCGCGTTACCTTGAAAGCTTCATAGCCAGCCGCGCTCGGGGCGGCTATGGGCCCCAGCGAATTCGCGAAGAATTGGCCCAGCGCGGCTTGCCCCGTGGAGATATCGATCAGGCCTTGCGTGATGCTGACATCGATTGGGGAGAGCAGTTGCGGGAGGTCTGGCGGCGGAAGTTCGGCCATCCCCCCCGAGACGCCCGTGAACGTGCGCAACAGGGGCGCTTCCTTGCCTACCGTGGCTACGCCATGGACATGATCAGCCGCGTGCTGCGGGGGCATCCCGACGACTGA
- the recA gene encoding recombinase RecA: protein MDENKKRALAAALGQIEKQFGKGAVMRMGDHDRQAIPAISTGSLGLDIALGIGGLPKGRIVEIYGPESSGKTTLTLSVIAEAQKLGATCAFVDAEHALDPDYAGKLGVNVDDLLVSQPDTGEQALEITDMLVRSNAVDVIIVDSVAALVPKAEIEGEMGDSHVGLQARLMSQALRKITGNIKNANCLVIFINQIRMKIGVMFGNPETTTGGNALKFYASVRLDIRRTGAVKEGEEVVGSETRVKVVKNKVAPPFRQAEFQIMYGKGIYRTGEIIDLGVQQGLVEKSGAWYSYQGNKIGQGKANAAKYLEDNPETASAIEKIIRERLLVGSNASSKAAAATADADDLADVDL from the coding sequence ATGGACGAGAACAAGAAGCGCGCCTTGGCTGCTGCCCTGGGCCAGATCGAGAAGCAGTTCGGCAAGGGCGCTGTCATGCGCATGGGCGATCACGATCGCCAGGCCATTCCGGCCATTTCCACCGGCTCGCTGGGCCTGGACATCGCCCTTGGCATCGGCGGCCTGCCGAAAGGCCGTATCGTCGAGATTTACGGTCCCGAATCCTCCGGCAAGACTACCCTGACCCTTTCCGTCATCGCCGAAGCCCAGAAGTTGGGCGCTACTTGCGCCTTCGTCGACGCCGAGCATGCCCTGGATCCGGACTATGCCGGCAAGCTGGGCGTCAACGTCGATGATCTGCTGGTCTCCCAGCCGGACACTGGTGAGCAGGCGCTGGAAATCACCGACATGCTGGTGCGCTCCAACGCTGTCGACGTGATCATCGTCGACTCCGTGGCGGCCCTGGTACCCAAGGCCGAGATCGAAGGCGAGATGGGCGATTCCCACGTCGGCCTGCAGGCCCGCCTGATGTCCCAGGCTCTGCGGAAAATCACCGGCAACATCAAGAACGCCAACTGCCTCGTCATCTTCATCAACCAGATCCGCATGAAGATCGGCGTCATGTTCGGCAACCCCGAGACCACCACTGGCGGCAACGCCCTGAAGTTCTACGCATCTGTGCGCCTCGACATCCGCCGTACCGGTGCGGTGAAGGAAGGCGAGGAAGTCGTGGGCAGCGAAACGCGCGTGAAGGTGGTGAAGAACAAGGTGGCGCCGCCGTTCCGCCAGGCCGAGTTCCAGATCATGTACGGCAAGGGTATCTACCGCACTGGTGAGATCATCGACCTGGGCGTCCAGCAGGGCCTGGTTGAGAAATCCGGTGCCTGGTATAGCTACCAGGGCAACAAGATCGGCCAAGGCAAGGCCAATGCCGCCAAGTACCTCGAAGACAACCCCGAAACCGCCAGCGCCATCGAGAAGATCATCCGCGAGCGGCTACTGGTCGGATCCAACGCCTCCAGCAAGGCTGCTGCGGCGACTGCCGATGCCGATGATCTGGCAGACGTAGACCTCTGA
- a CDS encoding CinA family protein: protein MSVAEEDLTSLAARLGEELRKQGEQVSTAESCTGGGIAEAITRIPGSSAWFEAGFVTYSNEQKTAQLDVPTELFPQVGAVSREVVEAMVRGARRRSGARFTVAVSGVAGPDGGSPEKPVGTVWLAWGDGDEVVTIRRQFSGDRLAIRRQTVADALSGLIRLAAGEKAIEG from the coding sequence ATGTCCGTTGCCGAAGAAGATCTGACCTCCCTGGCGGCCCGCCTGGGTGAGGAATTGCGTAAGCAGGGAGAGCAGGTGAGCACCGCGGAGTCGTGCACCGGTGGAGGTATCGCTGAGGCCATCACTCGGATTCCGGGAAGCTCCGCCTGGTTCGAGGCGGGCTTCGTCACCTATTCCAACGAACAGAAGACCGCTCAGTTGGACGTACCGACCGAACTTTTTCCACAGGTGGGGGCGGTCAGTCGGGAAGTGGTGGAGGCGATGGTTCGCGGCGCTCGGCGGCGCAGTGGTGCACGGTTTACGGTGGCGGTCAGCGGAGTGGCCGGCCCGGATGGTGGTTCGCCCGAGAAGCCCGTAGGTACCGTTTGGCTCGCCTGGGGGGATGGTGATGAAGTCGTGACCATTCGTCGCCAGTTTTCCGGTGATCGCCTCGCGATACGTCGGCAAACCGTGGCGGATGCGCTCTCCGGGCTGATCCGACTGGCTGCCGGAGAAAAAGCCATCGAGGGGTAG
- the mutS gene encoding DNA mismatch repair protein MutS: MSQSDLSEHTPMMQQYWKLKNQHPDQLMFYRMGDFYEIFYEDAKKAAKLLDITLTARGQSAGKSIPMAGIPFHSVEGYLAKLVKLGESVVICEQIGDPATSKGPVERQVVRIITPGTVSDEALLDERRDNLLAAVLGDERLFGLAVLDITSGRFTVQEIKGWENLLAELERLNPAELLIPDDWPQGLPAEKRRGVRRRAPWDFDRDSARKSLCQQFGVQDLKGFGCDGLTLAIGSAGCLLAYAKETQRTALPHLRSLRHERIDDTVILDAATRRNLELDVNLSGGRDNTLQSVVDRCQTAMGSRLLSRWLNRPLRDRAVLEARQNAIDCLLDRYRFENLQPQLKEIGDVERVLARIGLRNARPRDLARLRDALAALPQLQAAMTELDVPHLQTLAGSIRTYPELADLLSRAIIDNPPAVIRDGGVIKTGYDPELDELQALSENAGQYLMDLEAREKARTGLPNLKVGYNRIHGYYIELPRVQAEQAPADYIRRQTLKGAERFITPELKAFEDKALSAKSRALAREKLLYDELLDLLIEQLAPLQDTAAALAELDVLSNFAERALNLDLNRPRFVEEPCMRINQGRHPVVEQVLDTPFVANDLNLDDATRMLVITGPNMGGKSTYMRQTALIVLLAHIGCFVPAAGCELSLVDRIFTRIGSSDDLAGGRSTFMVEMSETANILHNASSNSLVLMDEVGRGTSTFDGLSLAWAAAEHLARLRAFTLFATHYFELTVLPESEPVVANVHLNATEHNDRIVFLHHVLPGPASQSYGLAVAQLAGVPGAVIQRAREHLARLETTSLPHEIPQAAPGRPTAPMQSDLFASLPHPVLDELSRIKPDDLTPRQALELLYTLKTRL, from the coding sequence ATGAGTCAGAGCGATCTCAGCGAACACACCCCGATGATGCAGCAGTACTGGAAGCTGAAGAACCAGCATCCGGATCAACTGATGTTCTATCGCATGGGCGACTTCTACGAGATCTTCTACGAGGACGCCAAGAAGGCCGCCAAACTGCTGGACATCACCCTGACGGCACGGGGCCAGTCTGCGGGCAAGTCGATTCCCATGGCAGGCATCCCCTTCCACTCGGTGGAGGGCTACCTCGCCAAGCTGGTGAAACTTGGCGAATCCGTGGTGATCTGCGAGCAGATTGGCGACCCGGCCACCAGCAAGGGGCCGGTGGAGCGTCAGGTGGTTCGCATCATCACCCCTGGCACCGTGAGCGACGAGGCGTTGCTGGATGAACGCCGCGACAACCTGCTGGCTGCCGTGCTCGGGGACGAACGCCTGTTCGGCCTGGCGGTGCTGGATATCACCAGTGGCCGCTTCACCGTGCAGGAAATCAAGGGCTGGGAGAATCTGCTGGCTGAACTGGAACGCCTGAACCCTGCGGAACTGCTGATTCCGGACGATTGGCCTCAGGGGCTTCCAGCAGAGAAGCGTCGAGGTGTGCGGCGCCGCGCGCCCTGGGACTTCGACCGCGACTCCGCCAGAAAAAGCCTCTGCCAGCAATTCGGCGTTCAGGACCTCAAGGGCTTTGGCTGCGATGGCCTCACCCTGGCAATCGGCTCCGCCGGCTGCCTGCTGGCCTATGCGAAGGAAACCCAACGTACCGCCCTGCCCCACCTGCGCAGCCTGCGACACGAACGCATCGACGATACCGTGATCCTCGATGCCGCGACCCGTCGCAACCTCGAACTGGACGTCAACCTGTCAGGCGGCCGCGACAACACGCTGCAATCGGTGGTGGATCGATGCCAGACCGCCATGGGCAGCCGCCTGCTAAGCCGCTGGCTGAATCGCCCGCTGCGCGACCGGGCCGTTCTCGAGGCTCGTCAGAACGCCATTGATTGCCTGCTGGATCGCTATCGCTTCGAGAACCTTCAACCGCAGCTGAAGGAGATCGGCGACGTCGAGCGCGTTCTGGCGCGAATCGGCCTGCGCAATGCGCGCCCCAGAGACCTTGCCCGTCTACGCGATGCGCTGGCGGCCCTGCCCCAGTTGCAGGCCGCCATGACCGAACTCGACGTACCCCACCTGCAGACCCTGGCCGGCAGCATCCGCACTTACCCGGAGCTCGCGGACCTGCTGAGCCGCGCCATCATCGACAATCCTCCTGCCGTGATTCGCGACGGTGGCGTCATCAAGACCGGCTATGACCCCGAGCTGGACGAACTCCAGGCGCTGAGCGAGAACGCCGGCCAGTACCTGATGGACCTGGAGGCGCGCGAGAAGGCGCGCACCGGCCTGCCCAACCTCAAGGTGGGCTACAACCGTATCCACGGCTACTACATCGAACTGCCCCGAGTGCAGGCCGAGCAAGCGCCGGCGGACTACATACGCCGCCAGACCCTCAAAGGCGCCGAGCGCTTCATCACTCCCGAACTGAAGGCCTTCGAGGACAAGGCGCTGTCGGCCAAGAGCCGGGCGCTGGCGCGGGAAAAGCTGCTCTACGACGAACTGCTGGACCTGCTCATCGAGCAGCTGGCGCCCTTGCAGGACACCGCTGCCGCCCTGGCGGAGCTGGACGTACTGAGCAACTTCGCCGAACGCGCACTCAACCTCGACCTGAACCGCCCTCGATTCGTTGAAGAGCCCTGCATGCGAATCAACCAGGGGCGTCATCCCGTAGTGGAACAGGTGCTCGACACGCCTTTCGTGGCCAACGACCTCAACCTCGACGACGCGACACGCATGCTGGTCATCACCGGCCCGAACATGGGGGGTAAGTCCACCTACATGCGCCAGACCGCGCTCATCGTGCTCCTCGCCCACATAGGTTGCTTCGTGCCAGCGGCCGGGTGCGAGCTATCCCTGGTGGACCGCATATTCACGCGCATCGGCTCCAGCGATGACCTCGCCGGCGGTCGATCCACCTTCATGGTCGAGATGAGCGAAACCGCCAACATCCTGCACAACGCAAGCTCCAACAGCCTGGTGCTCATGGACGAAGTCGGCCGTGGCACCAGCACCTTCGATGGCCTCTCGCTGGCATGGGCTGCTGCCGAGCATCTCGCCCGCCTACGTGCCTTCACATTGTTCGCGACTCACTATTTCGAGCTGACGGTCCTGCCAGAGAGCGAGCCGGTCGTCGCCAACGTGCACCTCAATGCCACCGAGCACAATGATCGCATCGTGTTTCTGCACCACGTGCTTCCAGGCCCGGCAAGCCAGAGCTACGGCCTCGCGGTAGCGCAACTGGCGGGTGTTCCGGGCGCTGTAATCCAACGTGCCCGGGAGCACCTCGCACGCCTGGAAACCACCAGCCTTCCCCACGAGATCCCCCAGGCTGCCCCGGGAAGGCCCACTGCGCCGATGCAAAGCGACCTGTTCGCCAGCCTGCCACACCCGGTCCTCGATGAATTGTCGAGGATCAAACCGGATGATCTCACCCCCCGGCAGGCACTCGAGCTGTTATATACACTGAAGACACGCCTCTAA
- the fdxA gene encoding ferredoxin FdxA: MTFVVTDNCIKCKYTDCVEVCPVDCFYEGPNFLVIHPDECIDCALCEPECPAQAIFSEDEVPEDMQEFTELNRDLAEVWPNITEKKDPLPDAEEWDGVKGKLQHLER, translated from the coding sequence ATGACCTTCGTCGTCACCGACAACTGCATCAAATGCAAATACACCGACTGTGTGGAAGTCTGTCCGGTGGACTGCTTCTACGAAGGCCCGAACTTCCTGGTCATTCATCCGGATGAGTGCATCGACTGCGCACTTTGCGAACCCGAATGTCCGGCACAGGCCATCTTCTCCGAGGATGAGGTGCCTGAGGACATGCAGGAGTTCACCGAACTGAACCGAGATCTGGCCGAAGTCTGGCCGAACATAACCGAGAAGAAGGATCCGCTACCCGACGCCGAGGAGTGGGATGGCGTCAAGGGCAAGCTGCAGCACCTCGAGCGCTAA
- the rpoS gene encoding RNA polymerase sigma factor RpoS: MALNKEAPEFDVDDELLLLEPGVILDEALSEENDAPLPTAKSRHSTSPKQHKYIDYTRALDATQLYLNEIGFSPLLTPEEEVHFARLAQRGDPAGRKRMIESNLRLVVKIARRYVNRGLSLLDLIEEGNLGLIRAVEKFDPERGFRFSTYATWWIRQTIERAIMNQTRTIRLPIHVVKELNVYLRAARELTQKLDHEPSPEEIANLLEKPVEEVKRMLGLNERVTSVDVSLGPDSDKTLLDTLTDDRPTDPCELLQDDDLSQSIDQWLSELTDKQREVVVRRFGLRGHESCTLEEVGQEIGLTRERVRQIQVEALKRLREILEKNGLSSDALFQ, encoded by the coding sequence ATGGCACTCAATAAAGAAGCGCCGGAGTTTGACGTCGATGACGAACTGCTCCTCCTGGAGCCGGGCGTCATTTTGGATGAAGCGTTGAGCGAGGAGAACGACGCGCCTCTGCCTACGGCCAAATCCCGGCATTCAACCTCACCCAAGCAACACAAGTACATCGATTACACCCGCGCGCTCGATGCGACGCAGCTGTACCTCAACGAAATCGGTTTCTCCCCCCTGCTTACCCCGGAAGAGGAAGTGCATTTCGCGCGCTTGGCGCAGCGCGGTGATCCTGCCGGTCGCAAGCGCATGATCGAAAGCAACCTCCGCCTCGTAGTGAAGATCGCGCGACGCTACGTCAATCGTGGCCTCTCGCTGCTCGACCTGATCGAAGAGGGCAATCTCGGCCTGATCCGTGCCGTGGAGAAATTCGATCCGGAGCGAGGATTCCGCTTTTCCACCTACGCCACTTGGTGGATCCGTCAGACCATCGAACGGGCCATCATGAACCAGACTCGGACCATTCGACTGCCGATCCATGTGGTCAAAGAGCTGAATGTCTACCTTCGTGCAGCCCGCGAACTGACCCAGAAGCTGGATCACGAACCCTCACCGGAAGAGATCGCCAACCTCCTGGAGAAGCCGGTCGAGGAGGTCAAGCGCATGCTCGGCCTCAACGAACGGGTCACGTCGGTGGATGTTTCATTGGGGCCCGATTCCGACAAGACACTGCTGGACACCCTCACGGACGACCGTCCTACCGACCCCTGTGAATTGCTGCAGGATGATGATCTTTCGCAGAGCATCGATCAGTGGCTTTCCGAACTGACCGATAAACAGCGTGAAGTTGTGGTGCGTCGTTTCGGCCTGCGAGGCCATGAAAGCTGCACGCTCGAGGAAGTGGGGCAGGAAATCGGCCTTACCCGTGAGCGGGTTCGCCAGATCCAGGTCGAAGCGCTCAAGCGCCTTCGTGAGATCCTGGAGAAGAACGGCCTCTCCAGTGATGCGTTGTTCCAGTAA
- a CDS encoding peptidoglycan DD-metalloendopeptidase family protein, with translation MGNRLAWLPAIAIGILLAGCSSSQKTSVSVVDRDHPATTQQRQPVTSGQYRVQRGDTLYSIAFRFGWDWKALAARNGIGAPYVIRPGQIIRFDGQGQSRPTAIATAPVTRKPVTGSGVASRPSVQPQQPVVPPRSQPQTAVVQPPIATKNASGARSASGWVWPASGPLIGRFSSNGSLNKGIDIAGELGQPVLAASDGSVVYAGSGLRGYGELVIIKHSDTYVSAYGHNRRLLVREGQQVKVGQTIAEMGSTGTDRVKLHFEIRRQGKPVDPLQYLPRR, from the coding sequence ATGGGTAATAGGCTCGCTTGGTTGCCCGCAATCGCCATAGGCATACTGCTGGCCGGTTGCTCCAGTAGCCAGAAAACCAGTGTCAGCGTGGTGGATCGTGATCACCCGGCGACCACCCAGCAGCGACAACCCGTCACCAGCGGCCAGTACCGCGTCCAGCGAGGCGACACGCTCTATTCCATCGCCTTTCGGTTTGGCTGGGACTGGAAAGCCCTGGCAGCGCGAAACGGTATCGGTGCGCCCTATGTGATCCGGCCAGGCCAGATCATTCGCTTCGATGGTCAGGGCCAATCGCGTCCGACTGCCATCGCAACGGCCCCTGTCACCCGCAAACCGGTCACTGGCAGTGGAGTAGCAAGTCGTCCGTCCGTGCAGCCGCAACAACCAGTCGTCCCTCCCAGGTCGCAGCCGCAGACAGCCGTCGTACAGCCCCCCATTGCCACGAAGAATGCGTCTGGCGCGCGGTCTGCAAGCGGATGGGTATGGCCTGCCAGTGGGCCCTTGATCGGTCGTTTTTCGTCAAACGGAAGTTTGAATAAAGGGATTGATATCGCAGGGGAATTAGGCCAGCCTGTCCTGGCTGCGTCAGATGGTTCAGTTGTATACGCCGGAAGTGGATTACGGGGCTACGGCGAATTGGTCATCATCAAACACAGCGATACCTACGTGAGCGCCTATGGACACAACCGCAGGCTGCTGGTGCGGGAGGGACAGCAGGTCAAGGTCGGGCAGACAATTGCCGAGATGGGCTCAACGGGAACAGACCGGGTGAAGCTTCATTTTGAGATTCGCCGTCAAGGTAAACCTGTAGATCCGCTGCAATACCTGCCACGTCGTTGA
- a CDS encoding protein-L-isoaspartate(D-aspartate) O-methyltransferase has product MPREQDDLMRRGIGMTSQRTRERLIQRLYEEGLSNARVLETIRRTPRHMFVDEALAHRAYEDTALPIGHNQTISQPYMVARMTELLLAAGPLDKVLEVGTGSGYQTAILAQLVERVFSVERIQVLQDRAKERLAELNLRNVVFRWGDGWEGWPALAPYNGIIVTAAAADVPQALLDQLAPGGRLVIPVGAGDVQQLMLIIREEHGFARHVLDAVRFVPLLNGPLA; this is encoded by the coding sequence ATGCCTCGGGAGCAGGATGACCTGATGCGCCGCGGGATCGGCATGACCTCCCAGCGCACCCGCGAGCGCCTGATCCAGAGGCTGTACGAGGAAGGGCTGTCGAATGCCCGCGTGCTGGAAACCATTCGCCGCACACCTCGGCACATGTTCGTCGACGAGGCGCTGGCTCATCGTGCCTACGAGGATACGGCCTTACCCATCGGGCATAACCAGACCATCTCCCAGCCGTACATGGTCGCCCGCATGACCGAGTTGCTGCTGGCGGCGGGACCGCTGGACAAGGTGCTGGAGGTGGGGACGGGGTCCGGATACCAGACGGCGATCCTCGCCCAGCTGGTGGAGCGGGTCTTTTCCGTGGAGCGTATCCAGGTGCTGCAGGACAGGGCCAAGGAGCGACTTGCCGAATTGAACCTGCGCAATGTGGTGTTCCGTTGGGGCGATGGCTGGGAAGGTTGGCCGGCGCTTGCTCCTTACAACGGCATCATAGTGACGGCGGCGGCGGCGGACGTGCCCCAGGCGCTGCTCGATCAGCTCGCCCCCGGCGGACGTCTTGTGATTCCGGTCGGGGCCGGCGATGTCCAGCAACTGATGCTGATCATCCGCGAGGAGCATGGCTTCGCCAGGCATGTGCTGGACGCCGTGCGCTTCGTTCCACTCCTGAATGGCCCTCTGGCCTGA
- the surE gene encoding 5'/3'-nucleotidase SurE — protein MRILISNDDGVNAPGIAALHGALEDYADCVVIAPDQDKSGASSSLTLDRPLHPGRLDNGFISLNGTPTDCVHLGLNGLLETLPDMVVSGINLGANLGDDVLYSGTVAAALEGRFLGLPAFAFSLLSRQADNLPTAAHIARRLVAAHDRLDLPPRTVLNVNIPNLPLERIGGIQLTRLGHRARAAAPVKVVNPRGKEGYWISAAGDAEDGGPGTDFHAVMQGYVSVTPLQFDRTFNEAFRVLDGWLEGLL, from the coding sequence ATGCGCATTCTGATTTCCAACGACGACGGGGTGAATGCCCCCGGTATCGCCGCCCTGCATGGTGCGCTCGAGGATTACGCCGACTGCGTGGTCATCGCACCGGACCAGGACAAGAGTGGTGCCAGCAGTTCCCTGACCCTGGATCGTCCGCTGCATCCCGGTCGGCTGGACAATGGCTTCATCAGCCTCAACGGCACGCCCACCGATTGCGTGCACCTGGGGCTGAATGGTCTGCTGGAGACGCTTCCTGACATGGTGGTCTCGGGGATCAACCTCGGGGCCAACCTGGGGGACGACGTCCTCTATTCCGGTACCGTGGCGGCCGCGCTGGAAGGCCGTTTCCTCGGCCTACCGGCCTTCGCCTTTTCCCTGCTGTCGCGCCAGGCGGACAACCTGCCTACCGCCGCGCATATCGCCCGGCGGTTGGTGGCGGCCCACGACCGGTTGGACCTCCCGCCGCGCACCGTGCTCAACGTGAACATTCCCAACCTGCCGCTGGAACGTATCGGCGGTATCCAGCTGACCCGTCTGGGCCATCGTGCCCGTGCGGCGGCGCCAGTGAAGGTGGTCAATCCCCGTGGCAAGGAGGGGTACTGGATATCGGCCGCTGGTGACGCCGAGGATGGCGGACCGGGTACCGACTTCCACGCGGTGATGCAGGGCTATGTGTCGGTAACGCCGCTGCAGTTCGACCGAACCTTCAATGAGGCCTTCCGAGTCCTGGATGGCTGGCTGGAGGGTTTGCTCTGA